One segment of Coffea arabica cultivar ET-39 chromosome 7c, Coffea Arabica ET-39 HiFi, whole genome shotgun sequence DNA contains the following:
- the LOC113699593 gene encoding putative late blight resistance protein homolog R1A-3: MEMPFISTTSYFDLALDYLEWCDYPFSKYFSSDIRNLMMEVGLLKTFDLYMRNCRRRNHGMVLEHGQEEKANTKSDRVRRSIILFTMQDLVTRIQHDLHSAYLRDMQSGASDFSGIEGELIGFREDIELLFEKDINESWTNILLGHYSLGDARLVTDFIDSLSENLEYLLYRDHEFGEAFHYLIHTLKEKLMFLKSFICFVILQGVQGEQLIDLLIHIEVVAIKAARLIFISWFERDDEEVCNEMQFEISQLLREKIDPVDPQVKETYIHVLTASKLSRSSHNLALEENKNLVAKFIVCLLDYIMDLISHNSFLVPVKDQMLKFHQGVRFLSILLSQQQERFNELHDELKDLIRIVVCDAGIVIFSLSVNEMKISLAKETDLELFHLLKVLEFIMGEVTQIYPVTSPSPFRFPRSNELGSIDFLLENLEELACSEHDLVTLPKDQILTVQEDLIFLRSFLQNVVEQRNQNEKLQDVWNHVMGVAYKAELVIDSVVVGDKPECLDTIAGDIKLVKTEALEIYDSIRHDIEAQRVTKNFICIKSQHNTLGLNDVLVGLDDEVKTMMDKITRGSKLLDIVSIVGMPGLGKTAVASKVFSDSLVLGHFHICAWCIVSQVYSKHNLLVQILGCIASGRCDQYLNMNEDDLAEKLYKCLKGNRYLIILDDVWDIEPWNLSKPSLPDDANGSRILFTSRFHNLSSQFKEDCTPHHLRQLTDEESWALLQTKIFDKEVCPPALRVVGKQIAKNCRGLPLTVILVAGILSNVEEDCWEEVATSLSSRSVIETEHCMKTLELSYNHLPDYLKPCLLYLGAFQEDQDIPVRKLKLLWISEGFVRKTEPSDLEDVADGYLTDLITRSLVMVTLQRSVGGIKACRIHDLVHEFCVEKAKEERFLQILPGYTELSTYNGSYNTDRFFIYTATEEELKDSRLFFPNLRSLIWFSNHHWKFVLYGVYSFRFKMFKLLRVLDLGKLCLGSYFPREVVLLVHLRYLTIQCYINSIPSSIANLSRLETFIIKVYDGNVGLPDTIRSMKKLRHLYVEGILSPVAFSLSSDDLEVSQDIYHFETFTLAVDPSPQIFQKILTKLPSIRRLKCVGGRRYSAESFDRIIKLDFLSQLESLKVVSFQRVEFAFPLNLRKLTLSLLNAPGLHTRFEQNKLPWNKISAIAELPNLEVLKLSGAFVGETWEMGEGTFPKLRFLKLAYLDIVRWTASCDDFPPLQKLVLEGCAKLEDVPSCLGDIPTIEVIEVKWCHKSTASLVKQIQEQQMDMGNECLKIFIQENFKI, translated from the coding sequence ATGGAGATGCCCTTCATTAGTACTACGAGTTACTTTGATCTTGCCTTGGATTATCTGGAATGGTGTGACTATCCGTTCAGCAAGTATTTTTCTTCTGATATCAGGAACCTGATGATGGAGGTTGGATTATTGAAAACTTTTGATCTGTATATGAGAAATTGCAGGAGGAGGAATCATGGAATGGTTTTGGAACATGGTCAGGAGGAGAAGGCTAATACTAAGTCTGACAGAGTGAGACGTAGCATTATTTTGTTCACAATGCAAGATCTGGTTACCAGGATACAGCACGATCTTCACTCTGCTTATCTTAGAGATATGCAATCTGGTGCATCAGATTTTAGTGGCATTGAAGGTGAGCTCATTGGATTCCGAGAAGATATCGAATTGTTGTTTGAGAAAGATATCAATGAATCATGGACCAATATTTTGTTGGGCCATTACTCACTGGGAGATGCACGACTAGTTACGGATTTCATTGATTCCCTCTCTGAGAATCTGGAGTATCTTCTCTACAGAGATCATGaatttggtgaagcttttcaTTATCTAATACATACCCTTAAAGAGAAACTAATGTTCTTGAAGAGTTTCATTTGCTTTGTCATACTGCAGGGCGTTCAGGGTGAGCAATTGATTGATCTGCTGATTCACATTGAAGTTGTGGCTATCAAAGCTGCTCGCCTGATTTTTATATCTTGGTTTGAGAGAGATGATGAAGAGGTTTGcaatgaaatgcaatttgaaatttCTCAACTGCTGCGCGAGAAGATTGATCCGGTTGATCCCCAAGTCAAAGAAACTTATATCCATGTCCTAACTGCTTCAAAGTTGTCAAGATCATCACACAATTTAGCTCTTGAGGAGAACAAGAATCTGGTGGCTAAATTTATTGTCTGTCTCCTAGATTACATTATGGACCTAATATCACATAATAGTTTTCTGGTTCCAGTGAAGGATCAAATGCTAAAATTCCATCAGGGAGTGAGATTCCTGAGCATCCTTCTTAGCCAGCAGCAAGAGAGGTTCAATGAGCTACATGACGAACTGAAGGATCTTATCAGAATTGTGGTCTGTGATGCAGGAATCGTGATTTTCTCACTCTctgtgaatgaaatgaaaataaGCTTGGCCAAGGAAACAGATCTTGAGCTGTTTCATTTGCTGAAAGTGCTTGAGTTTATTATGGGAGAAGTTACACAAATTTATCCAGTTACGTCACCATCACCATTTAGGTTTCCAAGGAGCAATGAGTTGGGCTCCATTGATTTCCTACTAGAAAATCTTGAGGAACTAGCATGTTCTGAGCATGATTTAGTTACTCTTCCAAAGGATCAAATCCTCACAGTTCAAGAAGATCTAATATTCTTAAGATCTTTTCTACAAAATGTTGTGGAGCAGCgcaaccaaaatgaaaaactacaAGATGTTTGGAATCATGTGATGGGGGTTGCATATAAGGCAGAGTTAGTGATAGACTCTGTTGTGGTGGGGGATAAACCTGAATGTTTGGATACTATTGCTGGAGATATCAAACTTGTGAAGACTGAGGCTCTTGAAATCTATGACAGCATAAGGCATGATATTGAAGCTCAGAGGGTCACGAAGAATTTTATTTGCATTAAATCACAACACAACACCCTAGGATTGAATGATGTTCTGGTGGGTCTTGATGATGAGGTAAAAACAATGATGGATAAAATTACCAGGGGTTCAAAGCTGTTGGATATTGTTTCGATTGTGGGCATGCCTGGACTTGGCAAGACAGCAGTAGCCAGCAAAGTTTTCAGTGATTCTTTAGTTTTAGGCCACTTTCATATTTGTGCTTGGTGTATTGTTTCTCAAGTATATAGCAAGCACAATTTGTTGGTTCAAATTCTTGGTTGTATAGCTTCTGGGAGGTGTGACCAATATCTTAATatgaatgaagatgatttggcaGAAAAGCTCTACAAGTGTTTGAAGGGGAACAGGTATCTCATCATTTTGGACGATGTGTGGGACATTGAACCATGGAACTTGTCGAAACCATCATTGCCAGATGATGCCAATGGAAGCAGGATTCTTTTCACCAGTAGATTTCATAATTTGTCTTCACAATTCAAAGAAGATTGCACGCCTCACCATCTTCGGCAACTTACGGATGAAGAGAGTTGGGCATTGCTGCAGACAAAGATATTTGACAAAGAAGTTTGTCCTCCAGCATTAAGAGTAGTTGGAAAGCAAATAGCAAAAAATTGTAGGGGCCTACCTCTCACAGTTATTCTTGTTGCTGGAATTCTTTCAAATGTTGAGGAAGACTGCTGGGAAGAAGTTGCAACTAGTCTGAGCTCTCGCTCAGTTATTGAGACCGAGCACTGCATGAAGACACTGGAGCTGAGTTACAATCATTTGCCCGATTATTTGAAACCATGCCTCCTCTACCTTGGTGCATTCCAGGAAGACCAAGACATTCCTGTTAGAAAGTTAAAGTTGTTATGGATCTCAGAAGGATTTGTGCGGAAGACTGAGCCAAGTGACTTAGAGGATGTGGCAGATGGCTACTTGACGGATCTGATTACTAGAAGTTTAGTTATGGTTACGCTACAAAGATCTGTAGGGGGGATCAAAGCTTGCCGAATTCATGATTTGGTGCATGAGTTTTGCGTGGAAAAAGCCAAAGAAGAAAGATTTCTACAGATTTTGCCTGGGTATACTGAGCTTTCTACTTATAATGGATCATACAACACAGATCGTTTTTTTATATACACTGCTACAGAAGAGGAATTGAAGGATTCGAGACTATTTTTTCCCAATTTACGCTCCTTGATCTGGTTTTCCAATCATCATTGGAAGTTTGTACTGTATGGTGTTTACTCATTCCGTTTTAAGATGTTTAAACTTCTTAGAGTGCTGGATTTGGGAAAACTCTGTCTTGGCAGTTATTTTCCAAGGGAAGTAGTATTGCTTGTTCATCTGAGATACTTGACCATTCAGTGTTATATAAATTCCATCCCATCATCAATAGCCAATCTCTCAAGGTTAGAAACTTTTATCATCAAAGTATATGATGGAAATGTTGGATTGCCTGATACTATTCGAAgcatgaagaaattgaggcaCCTGTACGTGGAAGGTATTCTTTCTCCAGTTGCTTTTAGTCTTTCATCTGACGATCTTGAAGTCTCCCAAGATATATATCATTTTGAAACCTTTACTCTTGCTGTCGATCCCTCACCTCAAATCTTCCAAAAGATACTGACAAAGTTACCAAGCATCCGCAGGCTAAAATGCGTGGGGGGCAGAAGATACTCTGCTGAGAGTTTTGACAGGATTATCAAGCTCGATTTTTTGAGTCAACTAGAATCACTCAAAGTGGTTAGCTTTCAGAGAGTTGAGTTTGCATTCCCCCTAAACCTACGAAAACTAACACTCTCACTCCTTAATGCGCCGGGGTTGCATACAAGGTTTGAACAAAATAAACTGCCATGGAATAAAATATCAGCAATTGCAGAGCTGCCGAATCTTGAAGTGCTCAAATTAAGTGGAGCCTTTGTGGGGGAAACATGGGAAATGGGAGAAGGGACATTTCCTAAGCTCAGATTCTTGAAGTTGGCATACTTGGACATTGTCAGGTGGACAGCCTCTTGTGATGATTTCCCCCCTCTTCAGAAACTGGTTTTGGAAGGTTGCGCTAAGCTGGAAGATGTCCCTTCTTGTTTAGGGGATATTCCAACTATTGAAGTGATTGAGGTCAAATGGTGTCACAAGTCTACCGCAAGCTTGGTTAAGCAAATTCAAGAACAACAGATGGATATGGGAAATGAGTGTCTAAAGATAtttattcaagaaaatttcaagatttGA